In Chryseobacterium oranimense, a single window of DNA contains:
- a CDS encoding TonB-dependent receptor: MDRRISRSLGLVAVLYFTANFSAQTSVKDTVPKENKIEEVIVIGYGTQKKSNVTGAIASIKASDIENIPAGKPEQVLQGRAAGVSVVTNSGQPGAAATVRVRGITSFGAGSNSPLWVVDGIVVDNIGWLNQSDIESMEVLKDGASSAIYGVSAAKGVILVTTKKGKKGKLSLSYNGFYGFSNTSKKLDLLDATQYANIINEGFINDGQAPRYANPSSFGKGTNWQDAIFGTGEKSSHEISITGGNEKSTYYTSFGYFDQTGIVMSDISYYKRINARFNSTHKVTDFLTLGQTFAYTRTKSQGISANEEYGGPLASAVNLDPTTPVVVTDWSTVDPSGYTNPYIIRDENGNPYGISRYVNQEMTNPQAFKHIQQGNYNWSDDFVGNVFAELKFLKNFTFKTSLNGKKSYWGSRTFTPKYYLSPNYSNTSFNSLNKVDENKFEWSMENTLTYQNKFGNHNLSVLIGQGVYRYNISGGTSLTYTNLPVDNWQDASFNFNIPQDDITATGWDGIQTRKASYFGRVIYDYADKYLFTGTIRRDGSSKFATNQHWGTFPSMSLGWNVHKENFWPQNKVVNNLKLRGGYGVLGNDEMENFRFASFMVSGSNYTNAGNNIIIGYAPSTLENPNLKWEETSQLNIAADLKLFNNFTFTADWYKKKTSDILRQVNIPGYVGVPNLPWANVGDMENSGLELELGYKKNWEDFSISVNGNFATIKNKVLRLEDDIDYFNLASFQTMGAVSRVAVGQPYGSFYGYTYSGVFQNQAQIDSYVNANGTKLLANAQPGDFIWQDNNGDGKIDDNDKVNLGSSIPKYTFGLTVNLNYKNFDFMMFAQGQAGNKIFQGLRRLDMLDANYQTKVLDRWTGEGSTNDNPRITRNDPNHNYSWMSSYYLQKGDYVRLKIIQLGYTLPQEVTNRFGMNKVRLYITGENVFTFTKYTGYDPEIAGRNNSEQDIIGVDRAYYPQARTFLLGANIQF, encoded by the coding sequence ATGGATCGAAGAATATCAAGAAGTCTGGGATTGGTTGCTGTGCTGTATTTTACAGCCAATTTTAGTGCACAGACCAGCGTAAAGGACACTGTTCCGAAAGAGAATAAAATAGAGGAGGTTATCGTGATCGGTTACGGAACACAGAAAAAAAGTAATGTGACCGGAGCTATTGCAAGTATTAAAGCAAGCGATATAGAAAACATTCCGGCAGGGAAGCCTGAGCAGGTGTTGCAGGGTAGAGCTGCAGGTGTTTCCGTCGTGACAAATTCCGGGCAGCCCGGTGCTGCTGCTACAGTAAGGGTGCGTGGGATTACCAGTTTTGGAGCAGGGAGTAACAGCCCTTTATGGGTAGTGGATGGTATTGTGGTGGATAACATCGGATGGCTGAACCAGTCGGATATAGAAAGTATGGAAGTACTGAAGGATGGAGCATCATCAGCTATCTATGGGGTTTCTGCAGCAAAAGGGGTAATTCTGGTGACGACAAAAAAAGGAAAAAAAGGAAAACTGAGTCTTTCCTATAATGGGTTTTATGGATTTTCAAACACTTCCAAAAAACTAGATCTTTTAGATGCTACTCAGTATGCGAACATCATCAATGAAGGTTTCATCAATGATGGGCAGGCACCGAGATATGCCAACCCTTCATCTTTTGGAAAAGGAACAAACTGGCAGGATGCCATCTTCGGGACCGGCGAAAAATCTTCTCATGAAATAAGTATTACCGGAGGTAACGAGAAATCAACCTACTATACATCGTTCGGGTATTTTGATCAGACGGGTATTGTAATGAGTGATATTTCTTATTATAAAAGGATAAATGCGAGATTTAACTCAACCCATAAGGTAACCGACTTCTTAACTTTAGGACAAACCTTTGCCTATACGAGAACAAAATCCCAGGGAATCAGTGCCAACGAAGAATATGGTGGTCCGTTAGCTTCAGCTGTAAATTTAGATCCTACAACTCCGGTAGTTGTTACAGACTGGTCTACAGTGGATCCCAGCGGTTATACCAATCCATATATTATTCGCGACGAGAATGGTAATCCGTATGGAATTTCCCGTTATGTAAATCAGGAAATGACCAATCCGCAAGCGTTTAAGCACATACAGCAGGGAAATTACAACTGGTCGGACGATTTTGTAGGGAATGTTTTTGCTGAACTTAAATTTCTTAAAAACTTCACGTTCAAAACAAGTCTTAACGGTAAGAAATCCTATTGGGGAAGCCGAACTTTTACACCAAAATACTATTTAAGTCCCAATTATAGCAATACAAGCTTTAACAGCCTGAATAAGGTAGACGAAAATAAGTTTGAATGGAGCATGGAGAATACACTGACTTATCAGAATAAATTCGGGAATCATAATTTGAGTGTATTGATTGGACAAGGAGTATACCGGTATAATATATCAGGAGGTACAAGTTTAACGTACACTAATCTGCCTGTTGATAACTGGCAGGATGCTTCTTTCAACTTTAATATCCCTCAGGATGATATTACAGCTACAGGGTGGGACGGAATTCAGACCCGTAAAGCATCTTATTTCGGAAGGGTCATTTATGACTATGCTGATAAATACTTATTTACTGGAACAATCCGTAGAGACGGTTCATCAAAATTTGCCACCAATCAGCACTGGGGAACTTTTCCATCCATGTCTTTAGGTTGGAATGTTCATAAAGAAAACTTCTGGCCACAAAATAAAGTGGTTAATAACTTAAAATTAAGAGGAGGTTATGGCGTTTTAGGAAATGATGAAATGGAGAATTTCAGATTTGCGAGTTTCATGGTTTCCGGAAGCAATTATACCAATGCAGGAAACAACATTATCATAGGCTATGCACCAAGTACGCTGGAGAACCCGAATCTGAAATGGGAAGAGACCAGCCAGCTGAATATCGCTGCGGATTTAAAGCTTTTCAATAACTTCACTTTTACAGCAGACTGGTACAAAAAGAAAACATCCGATATCTTAAGACAGGTGAACATCCCGGGTTATGTAGGTGTTCCTAATTTGCCTTGGGCAAATGTTGGGGATATGGAAAACTCAGGTCTTGAACTGGAATTAGGTTACAAAAAGAACTGGGAAGATTTCAGCATATCAGTAAATGGAAACTTTGCCACTATTAAAAACAAAGTTTTAAGATTGGAAGATGATATAGACTATTTCAACCTTGCTTCTTTCCAGACAATGGGAGCTGTATCCAGAGTAGCAGTAGGACAGCCTTACGGTTCCTTTTACGGATACACGTATAGTGGTGTTTTCCAGAATCAGGCACAAATTGATTCCTATGTGAATGCCAATGGAACCAAATTATTGGCCAACGCCCAACCAGGAGATTTTATCTGGCAGGACAATAATGGAGACGGTAAAATTGATGACAATGATAAAGTAAACTTAGGAAGCTCTATCCCGAAATATACTTTTGGACTTACAGTCAATTTAAATTATAAGAATTTCGATTTTATGATGTTTGCACAGGGTCAGGCCGGAAATAAGATTTTCCAGGGCTTAAGAAGATTGGATATGCTTGACGCCAATTATCAGACAAAAGTTTTAGACCGATGGACAGGGGAAGGTTCTACCAATGATAATCCGAGAATTACAAGAAATGATCCTAACCATAACTATTCATGGATGTCCAGTTATTATCTTCAGAAAGGAGATTATGTTCGTTTGAAAATTATTCAGTTAGGGTATACACTTCCTCAGGAAGTTACTAACCGTTTTGGAATGAATAAAGTAAGACTGTACATTACGGGAGAAAACGTCTTTACTTTCACCAAATATACAGGCTATGACCCTGAAATTGCGGGAAGAAACAATTCCGAGCAAGATATAATAGGAGTTGACAGAGCTTACTATCCGCAAGCAAGAACATTTTTGTTAGGTGCTAATATCCAATTTTAA
- a CDS encoding MFS transporter: protein MTVKLSKISLPLKLTFLIFSMVLNCMGIVILQLSEANITYEKLGFLESFKDLPIAFISLFAVNFIGKTGTKKALISALVIVGICSCFLPFIEDFWFYKVWFAIIGTCFAVGKICVFGIIRNNISDEKSLAKMMNSVEASFMVGIFVVNTGFGWLISSRYSEYWKFGFLSISVLCAVTIFLFSKLNISETPKTDRKSLVSELSVFAKPATIVFLFVIFFIVFVEQGFNSWLPSFYKNHLNVNSFFALQATSFLALFSYAGRTLTANIIQRFALSRYYILCLFLIIAVLMIILGIQYFDSVNSSIILFLFPVIGLFLAPLYPVINSKMIAQIDKEKINLFTSLIVIFSSLGSSVSSIIMAVLFEKRLLNYYPMYILMAVCVLFTVSLIYFRLTAKKL from the coding sequence ATGACAGTCAAGCTTTCCAAGATCTCACTTCCTTTAAAACTGACCTTCCTTATTTTTTCAATGGTCTTGAACTGTATGGGCATTGTCATTCTTCAACTTTCGGAAGCCAATATTACTTATGAAAAGCTGGGTTTTTTAGAATCATTCAAGGATCTTCCCATTGCTTTTATTTCCCTTTTTGCGGTAAATTTTATAGGCAAAACCGGAACTAAAAAGGCATTAATTTCAGCTTTGGTTATTGTGGGGATCTGTTCATGCTTCCTTCCGTTTATAGAAGATTTCTGGTTTTATAAAGTATGGTTTGCCATTATCGGGACTTGCTTTGCTGTAGGAAAGATTTGCGTTTTCGGGATTATCCGTAATAATATTTCAGACGAGAAATCTCTTGCCAAAATGATGAACAGCGTAGAGGCTTCATTCATGGTTGGTATTTTTGTTGTAAATACCGGTTTCGGATGGCTGATCTCCAGCCGTTATTCAGAATATTGGAAATTTGGATTCCTGTCTATATCGGTACTTTGTGCAGTAACGATATTTCTGTTTTCGAAGCTGAATATTTCGGAAACCCCAAAAACAGACCGTAAAAGCCTTGTTTCCGAGCTCTCAGTATTTGCAAAACCAGCAACAATTGTATTTCTCTTTGTTATCTTTTTCATTGTATTTGTGGAACAGGGGTTTAATTCATGGCTGCCCTCTTTTTATAAAAACCATCTGAACGTCAACTCCTTTTTTGCTTTGCAGGCGACTTCCTTTCTTGCCCTTTTTTCTTACGCAGGAAGAACGCTTACGGCCAATATCATTCAGAGGTTTGCTTTGTCAAGGTATTATATTTTGTGTCTCTTTTTAATTATAGCTGTTCTGATGATCATTTTAGGAATTCAGTATTTTGATTCTGTGAACTCAAGCATTATTTTGTTTTTATTTCCTGTCATCGGACTTTTTCTGGCACCGCTTTATCCTGTTATCAATTCAAAAATGATTGCACAGATTGACAAAGAAAAAATCAACCTGTTTACTTCGCTTATTGTTATTTTCTCTTCATTGGGAAGCTCTGTAAGCTCTATCATCATGGCTGTCCTGTTTGAGAAACGGCTGTTGAATTACTATCCGATGTACATATTAATGGCTGTTTGTGTGCTGTTTACAGTCAGTTTGATATATTTTAGGTTGACAGCAAAGAAATTATAG
- a CDS encoding NrtR DNA-binding winged helix domain-containing protein translates to MKIKDNKNKETLQELIDTKDFVAHVSVDCTIFGFHNNILKVLLLKYHDLDLWSLPGGFVFNDEDLREAAARVLYERTHLKDLFLKQFHTFGRIDRTENNVHRILLNNKGIEVPKDHWIFQRFITVGYCSLIDFSIANTFPDAFNESCEWFEVNNLPKMAFDHDRVIETGLEYLRMNINTEVAASNLLPEKFTMKDLQSLYETILGEKFRRNNFQRKILSLNILDRLEKLYDGSANKAPYLYKFKSKIHNAANQYPISNDEEA, encoded by the coding sequence ATGAAAATCAAGGATAACAAAAACAAAGAAACCCTTCAGGAACTTATTGATACAAAAGATTTTGTAGCACATGTATCTGTTGACTGCACCATATTTGGTTTTCACAATAATATTTTGAAGGTTCTTCTTCTGAAATACCACGATCTGGATCTGTGGTCTCTTCCGGGAGGTTTTGTTTTCAATGATGAAGATCTTCGTGAAGCAGCAGCCAGGGTTTTATATGAAAGAACCCATCTTAAAGACCTTTTCCTTAAACAGTTTCACACGTTCGGGAGAATAGACCGTACAGAGAATAATGTACACCGGATTCTCCTTAATAACAAAGGAATTGAAGTTCCGAAAGATCACTGGATCTTCCAGAGATTCATTACAGTAGGCTACTGCAGCCTTATTGATTTTTCCATTGCGAATACTTTTCCGGATGCCTTTAACGAAAGCTGTGAATGGTTTGAAGTAAACAATCTTCCCAAAATGGCTTTTGACCACGACAGGGTTATAGAAACCGGCCTTGAATACCTGCGTATGAATATCAATACCGAGGTTGCGGCCAGTAATCTTCTTCCTGAAAAATTTACCATGAAAGACCTGCAATCCTTGTATGAAACAATTTTGGGGGAAAAATTCAGGAGAAACAATTTCCAGCGCAAGATATTAAGTTTAAATATCCTCGACAGACTGGAAAAACTGTATGACGGATCTGCGAATAAAGCTCCCTATCTGTATAAGTTCAAAAGTAAAATACACAATGCTGCCAACCAGTATCCCATCTCCAATGATGAGGAGGCTTAA
- a CDS encoding acyl-CoA dehydrogenase family protein: MSYYPLTSIPDYYGIDALLTEEHKLIRQSVRDWVESFVMPQIDQAAQNHTDIPGLMKELGKIGALGPYIPVEYGGSGLDQISYGLIMQELERGDSAVRSAASVQSSLVMFPINEFGSEEQKRKYLPHLAAGEMIGSFGLTEPNHGSDPSSMETYFKDMGDHYLLNGAKMWITNSPLCDIAVVWAKNEEGKIQGLIVERGMEGFTTPETHNKWSLRASKTGELVFNDVKVPKENLLPGVTGLKGPLSCLNSARYGISWGVIGAAIDCYCTAVQYSKERKQFGKPIGSYQLQQKKLAEFLTEITKAQLLCLQLGNLKNAHKASPAQISMAKRNNVKMAIDIARESRQILGGMGIMGEFPMMRHAANLESVITYEGTHDVHLLITGLDITGINAF, from the coding sequence ATGTCATATTATCCTCTTACAAGCATTCCAGACTATTACGGAATTGATGCTTTACTTACTGAAGAACACAAACTGATCCGTCAATCGGTAAGAGATTGGGTGGAAAGTTTTGTAATGCCGCAGATTGATCAGGCCGCACAGAATCATACAGATATTCCGGGCCTAATGAAAGAATTGGGAAAGATTGGGGCTTTAGGTCCATATATTCCAGTTGAATACGGTGGTTCAGGGTTAGATCAGATTTCTTACGGTTTGATTATGCAGGAACTGGAAAGAGGAGATTCTGCAGTACGTTCTGCTGCTTCGGTACAGAGTTCGCTGGTGATGTTCCCGATTAATGAATTCGGTTCTGAGGAGCAGAAAAGAAAATACCTACCTCATCTTGCCGCAGGAGAAATGATTGGTTCTTTTGGACTGACTGAGCCCAATCATGGTTCTGATCCAAGTTCAATGGAAACCTACTTTAAAGATATGGGCGATCACTATCTTCTGAACGGAGCCAAAATGTGGATCACCAATTCTCCGCTTTGCGATATTGCTGTTGTTTGGGCAAAAAATGAGGAAGGAAAAATACAGGGACTGATCGTAGAAAGAGGTATGGAAGGTTTTACCACCCCTGAAACGCATAATAAATGGAGCTTAAGAGCATCAAAAACTGGAGAGCTGGTATTTAATGATGTAAAAGTTCCTAAAGAAAATTTACTTCCGGGAGTCACAGGTTTAAAAGGGCCTTTATCTTGTTTAAATTCAGCGAGATATGGAATATCATGGGGTGTAATCGGTGCTGCCATCGACTGCTACTGTACGGCTGTTCAGTATTCCAAGGAAAGAAAGCAGTTTGGGAAGCCAATCGGTTCTTACCAGCTTCAACAAAAGAAACTGGCAGAATTCTTAACTGAAATTACAAAAGCGCAATTACTTTGTCTTCAGTTAGGAAATCTTAAAAATGCGCATAAAGCAAGTCCGGCCCAGATTTCAATGGCTAAGCGTAATAATGTGAAAATGGCTATTGATATTGCAAGAGAATCCAGACAGATCCTTGGCGGTATGGGAATCATGGGCGAATTCCCAATGATGAGACATGCTGCTAACCTTGAATCTGTAATCACCTATGAAGGTACTCATGACGTGCATTTACTGATTACCGGTTTAGATATCACAGGTATCAACGCTTTTTAA
- a CDS encoding T9SS type A sorting domain-containing protein: MKKLSALLLSLTAPFFFAQQAGDVASFEQKLDLTPQGVANFIANNLGDQNAPDFVSYLNGFNVGLKGYKITYYTKNEKNVLVKATGLLMYPNVNFKLSTVVSDHGTTDSRDNVPSNFKGALTAGFVVELSYVLNGYILMAPDYVGMGSGDGVHPYVDAATEAGATIDFVTAANKVLGQLGIKRYDEYFLTGYSQGAHAAMSTLKSLNASNPTNLKFKYAYMGDGPYDFSGVTLNKGVLEKDFYPFTSFLANVLHTCNNTGYKTYNTSISEVISPEYLDKYNYHVVQDNGGLLWGPVIWRNLFTQNFVNDVTNNPNNNLRRCMKPKDVYDWYNKTPMTLGHSTVDLAIPPENTSKTIDVQRGYYSWWDLNKYKLEAFYWGPLGHVGGIVPFTLASNAKFNTLRSGGLLNEWAILTSKQQQSNQPQAHSLYSSQLKPDLGNMQLVGITDFNQEKAAGKSATESSLSTLKDGVYLLKVQENNNQKLIPYIKNTPIEVPDNEIIQSENNHILKLKIPQEELMTVNIFDENKNLLKSVSNEQYIKDGGIDMKNIASQNNTFEVVTQFYNLQFKKALTDGALTNKTEVFTQNRQIIAKADKGIKNISIYSISGALILQQDINKPEFRSNNLESGVYVVQMITSDGKTINKKVKL, encoded by the coding sequence ATGAAAAAGCTATCTGCTCTTTTACTAAGTTTAACTGCTCCTTTCTTTTTTGCCCAGCAGGCAGGAGATGTTGCCAGCTTTGAACAGAAATTAGATCTAACTCCGCAGGGTGTTGCCAATTTTATCGCTAATAACCTTGGTGACCAGAACGCCCCGGATTTCGTCAGTTATCTCAATGGATTCAATGTGGGACTTAAGGGATACAAAATCACGTATTATACCAAAAACGAAAAGAATGTTTTAGTAAAAGCCACCGGACTCCTGATGTATCCCAATGTTAATTTTAAACTGTCTACTGTCGTATCCGATCATGGAACCACCGACAGCAGAGATAATGTTCCTTCTAACTTTAAAGGAGCTTTAACGGCCGGATTTGTAGTGGAACTCTCCTATGTCCTCAACGGATACATACTGATGGCTCCGGATTATGTAGGAATGGGAAGCGGAGACGGGGTTCATCCCTATGTGGATGCAGCTACGGAAGCAGGAGCAACAATAGACTTTGTAACAGCAGCCAATAAAGTCCTGGGGCAGTTAGGCATAAAAAGATATGATGAATATTTTCTTACAGGCTATTCCCAAGGAGCCCACGCTGCCATGTCTACTTTAAAAAGCCTGAACGCCTCCAATCCTACCAATCTGAAGTTTAAATATGCTTATATGGGTGACGGTCCTTATGACTTTTCAGGCGTCACTTTGAATAAAGGAGTTCTGGAAAAGGATTTTTATCCGTTTACTTCTTTCCTTGCCAATGTTCTCCATACCTGCAACAATACGGGGTATAAGACCTATAACACCAGTATTTCAGAAGTAATTTCACCTGAATATCTTGATAAATATAATTATCATGTCGTTCAGGATAACGGAGGTCTCCTTTGGGGTCCTGTTATCTGGAGGAATCTTTTCACCCAGAATTTCGTGAATGATGTAACCAATAATCCGAATAACAACCTCAGAAGGTGCATGAAGCCTAAAGATGTGTACGACTGGTACAACAAAACACCGATGACCTTGGGACACTCCACTGTAGACCTGGCTATTCCGCCGGAAAATACCTCCAAAACCATTGATGTACAGCGCGGATATTATTCGTGGTGGGATTTGAACAAATACAAGCTTGAAGCTTTCTATTGGGGACCTTTAGGGCATGTGGGAGGAATTGTCCCTTTCACTCTGGCATCGAATGCAAAGTTCAATACACTCAGAAGCGGAGGACTTCTGAACGAATGGGCCATATTGACTTCGAAACAACAGCAAAGCAACCAGCCGCAAGCTCACTCGCTTTATTCTTCCCAGTTAAAACCGGATCTTGGCAATATGCAGCTGGTGGGAATCACAGATTTCAATCAGGAGAAAGCAGCAGGCAAATCAGCCACGGAAAGCAGCTTATCTACCTTAAAAGATGGGGTTTATCTTTTAAAAGTACAGGAAAACAATAATCAAAAATTAATTCCGTATATTAAGAATACGCCTATAGAAGTTCCTGATAATGAGATCATACAGTCTGAAAACAATCATATTCTAAAACTGAAAATCCCTCAGGAAGAACTTATGACAGTTAATATTTTTGATGAAAACAAAAACCTTCTGAAATCAGTTTCCAACGAACAATACATCAAAGACGGCGGGATTGATATGAAAAACATTGCCAGTCAAAACAATACCTTTGAAGTGGTCACTCAATTTTATAATCTGCAGTTCAAAAAGGCATTGACTGATGGGGCATTAACCAATAAAACTGAAGTATTTACGCAAAACCGCCAGATTATTGCAAAAGCAGATAAAGGCATCAAAAATATCAGCATTTACAGCATTTCCGGTGCCCTAATCCTTCAGCAGGATATCAACAAACCGGAATTCAGATCAAATAATTTAGAATCAGGAGTTTATGTCGTTCAGATGATTACCTCCGATGGAAAAACAATCAATAAAAAAGTCAAATTATAA
- a CDS encoding PD-(D/E)XK nuclease family protein, with protein sequence MKFLNKIIRELLAQNQDLSEFNIVLPGKRPIVFIRQILEENNYSGFLPNFFTIEELIDRIAEKQPVQGISLWLFAFDVYRSLGLIPKDDFSDFLKWFPTLQKDWDDILKFSESDEAVLQYMFDEERIKEWAQDLGEDDDVPRKKFLNFWQNMNVFLPALKKKLQEKNWATSGMIHETAKSKIAGFAEQTNEHFVFCGFNAFTPVEEKLVRNLLRWNKAQCFFQADHYYFDDERQEAGKFLRNHKMWKEFDDNRAFQWIEDDFNQPKNIKVYEVSGNVTQTKVLPEIFKEIENKTYSNTAVVLLDENLLPASLDVMYGVENLNITMGFPLKNLSFSNAVKQLFYLQKQLEKNKSSYYYRDIFPILEELPKSAEDELIISNFRTKVEERNIVYISKKLLEELLSGLSYYGLLKKADHTGFYLDMLIEFCRQIKWLEIDDIQYENVSHFENAFRIIKNQLSPYDFEIKMETLEILINQHVNSESIDFQGEPLRGLQIMGLLETRLLNFENVIMLSVNEGKLPLGNSQNTYIPFDIRRYFDLHTFLENDSIYAYHFYRLIQDSRNVHLLYNALSSGVNTGEKSRFITQIEMESSHQIEHLIIENSSEPIVSQPIEILKTPIVLERLQKWKEKVSASHLTSYLYNPIDFYLSKILKTSETDEIEEELSVKNYGNLVHYSLQEVYEILKGKVLKEKDLQNSIKEIDQYINIAIEKLKHQPEFYEKGMNYIHRAIAKKVIENVLNHDLELVKSGNTLEILDIEKRFENVDFYLESNDKISFFGFIDRIDRLNGTLRIIDYKTAKIKNLTVKIDEGNVAEYFHNSERKQALQLCIYHYVVQNLPEFWGLPIETGIWSFAEAKKGVVSLQFEKGNIDDAMQSVKNLILEILNPDLSFIENIKPYSN encoded by the coding sequence TTGAAATTTCTCAATAAAATCATTCGCGAACTTCTGGCCCAAAACCAGGATCTTTCGGAGTTCAATATTGTTCTGCCCGGAAAGCGTCCTATCGTATTCATCAGGCAGATCCTTGAAGAAAACAATTACTCCGGATTTCTTCCCAATTTTTTTACCATAGAAGAACTGATCGACAGGATTGCAGAAAAACAGCCGGTTCAGGGAATTTCCCTGTGGCTTTTTGCCTTTGATGTTTACCGGAGCCTTGGGCTTATCCCTAAAGATGACTTTTCGGACTTTTTAAAGTGGTTTCCGACCCTGCAGAAAGACTGGGATGATATTCTGAAGTTCTCTGAAAGCGATGAGGCTGTACTGCAGTACATGTTTGATGAGGAAAGGATCAAAGAATGGGCTCAGGACCTGGGCGAAGACGATGACGTTCCACGGAAAAAATTCCTTAATTTCTGGCAGAACATGAATGTTTTTCTTCCAGCTTTAAAGAAAAAACTGCAGGAAAAGAACTGGGCTACTTCCGGAATGATCCATGAAACGGCTAAATCTAAAATTGCCGGTTTTGCTGAGCAGACAAATGAGCATTTTGTTTTCTGCGGCTTCAATGCCTTTACGCCGGTAGAAGAGAAGCTGGTGAGAAATCTTCTGCGGTGGAACAAAGCACAGTGTTTCTTTCAGGCGGATCATTATTATTTTGATGATGAAAGACAGGAAGCCGGTAAATTCCTCAGGAATCACAAAATGTGGAAGGAATTTGATGATAACAGGGCTTTCCAATGGATAGAAGATGATTTTAACCAACCAAAAAACATCAAAGTCTATGAAGTTTCCGGAAATGTAACGCAGACTAAGGTATTGCCAGAAATATTCAAGGAAATTGAAAATAAAACCTATTCCAATACGGCTGTGGTTTTATTGGACGAAAATCTTCTTCCTGCAAGCTTAGACGTGATGTACGGGGTTGAAAACCTGAATATTACCATGGGTTTTCCACTGAAGAATCTTTCTTTTTCCAATGCGGTAAAACAGCTGTTCTATCTTCAGAAACAGCTGGAGAAAAATAAATCTTCCTATTATTACAGAGATATTTTCCCGATCCTTGAAGAGCTTCCGAAATCTGCTGAAGATGAGCTGATTATCAGTAATTTCAGGACAAAAGTAGAGGAAAGAAATATTGTTTATATATCAAAAAAGCTTTTAGAAGAGCTTCTGAGCGGGCTTTCGTATTACGGGCTCCTTAAAAAAGCTGATCATACAGGTTTTTATCTCGATATGCTTATTGAGTTCTGCCGGCAGATTAAATGGCTGGAAATAGATGATATCCAGTACGAAAATGTTTCCCATTTTGAGAATGCCTTCAGGATCATTAAAAACCAACTTAGTCCGTATGATTTTGAAATTAAAATGGAAACGCTGGAAATTCTTATCAATCAGCACGTTAATTCGGAAAGTATAGATTTTCAGGGAGAACCGCTCCGCGGGCTCCAGATTATGGGGCTCCTGGAAACCCGTCTTCTGAACTTCGAAAATGTCATTATGCTTTCTGTGAATGAAGGGAAGCTTCCTTTGGGGAATTCTCAGAATACATACATTCCGTTTGATATCAGAAGATACTTTGATCTTCATACTTTTCTGGAAAACGACAGTATTTATGCCTATCACTTTTACAGACTGATCCAGGATTCCAGAAATGTCCACCTTCTGTACAATGCACTCAGCTCAGGAGTGAATACCGGGGAAAAAAGCAGATTTATTACCCAGATCGAAATGGAGAGTTCTCATCAGATAGAGCATCTTATTATTGAGAATTCTTCCGAGCCTATTGTTTCTCAGCCGATAGAAATTCTTAAGACTCCAATCGTGCTGGAAAGGCTTCAGAAATGGAAAGAAAAAGTATCTGCTTCCCATCTTACCAGCTATCTTTATAATCCTATTGATTTTTACCTTTCGAAGATATTAAAGACCTCCGAAACAGATGAAATAGAAGAAGAGCTGTCAGTGAAAAATTACGGAAATTTAGTTCATTATTCACTTCAAGAAGTATATGAAATACTGAAAGGTAAAGTTTTAAAGGAAAAGGATTTACAAAATTCAATTAAAGAAATAGATCAATATATAAATATTGCCATTGAAAAGCTGAAACACCAGCCAGAGTTCTATGAAAAAGGAATGAATTATATTCACAGAGCTATTGCTAAAAAAGTAATTGAAAATGTTCTGAACCATGATCTTGAATTGGTGAAAAGCGGTAATACTTTAGAGATTTTAGACATTGAAAAAAGATTTGAAAACGTAGATTTCTATCTTGAAAGCAATGATAAAATTTCCTTCTTTGGATTTATTGACAGAATAGATCGCCTCAACGGAACATTGAGAATTATTGATTACAAAACCGCAAAGATCAAAAATCTCACGGTAAAAATAGACGAAGGCAATGTCGCTGAATATTTCCATAACAGTGAAAGGAAGCAGGCTCTCCAGCTGTGTATTTATCATTATGTGGTTCAGAATCTTCCCGAGTTCTGGGGTCTTCCTATAGAAACCGGTATCTGGAGTTTTGCAGAAGCTAAAAAAGGAGTGGTTTCCCTGCAGTTTGAGAAAGGGAATATTGATGATGCCATGCAGTCTGTGAAGAATCTTATCCTGGAAATTTTAAATCCGGATCTCAGTTTTATTGAGAATATAAAACCTTATTCCAATTAA